In Kitasatospora sp. NA04385, a single genomic region encodes these proteins:
- a CDS encoding TetR family transcriptional regulator yields MTTDPAPASAPGTPGVRSAQKQASRRALLDAALGLLERQNLSGLGVREVTRAAGLSPAAFYRHFADLAELGVVLVRESLANLHEMVRAVFAGSGEAELLIDRSVGVIAAHVAAHPAYIRFLARERHGGVKPVRDAVAAELACFAEELAGLLAVQPDTAGWSAADRRMLAELYVDRMVSTALALVEADGAERAAIARTARTQLRLINLGSRHWTAD; encoded by the coding sequence GTGACGACCGATCCCGCCCCCGCCTCCGCTCCCGGCACCCCCGGCGTCCGCAGCGCCCAGAAGCAGGCCAGCCGCCGCGCCCTGCTGGACGCCGCCCTCGGGCTGCTGGAGCGGCAGAACCTGAGCGGCCTGGGGGTGCGCGAGGTGACCCGGGCGGCCGGCCTCTCCCCGGCCGCGTTCTACCGGCACTTCGCGGACCTCGCGGAGCTGGGCGTGGTGCTGGTGCGGGAGTCGCTGGCCAACCTGCACGAGATGGTCCGGGCGGTGTTCGCGGGCAGCGGCGAGGCCGAGCTGCTGATCGACCGCTCGGTCGGGGTGATCGCCGCGCACGTGGCGGCGCACCCCGCCTACATCCGCTTCCTGGCCCGCGAGCGGCACGGCGGGGTGAAGCCCGTACGGGATGCCGTCGCGGCCGAACTGGCCTGCTTCGCCGAGGAGTTGGCGGGCCTGCTGGCCGTCCAGCCGGACACCGCGGGCTGGTCGGCGGCCGACCGGCGGATGCTGGCGGAGCTGTACGTGGACCGGATGGTGTCCACCGCGCTGGCGCTGGTCGAGGCGGACGGCGCGGAGCGGGCGGCGATCGCGCGGACGGCGCGGACCCAGTTGCGGCTGATCAACCTGGGAAGCCGCCACTGGACGGCGGACTGA
- the gcl gene encoding glyoxylate carboligase, with the protein MPRMTAARAAVEILKLEGVEVAFGVPGAAINPFYAALKASGGIRHTLARHVEGASHMAEGYTRAKAGNIGVCIGTSGPAGTDMVTGLYSAIADSIPILCITGQAPVARLHKEDFQAVDIASIAKPVTKAATTVLEAAQVPGVFQQAFHLMRSGRPGPVLIDLPIDVQLTEIEFDPEAYQPLPVYKPAANRVQIEKAIALLQASERPLIVAGGGVVNADAAGLLREFAELTGIPVVPTLMGWGVIPDDHGLNAGMVGLQTSHRYGNENFLASDFVLGIGNRWANRHTGGLDVYTAGRTFVHIDVEPTQIGRIFAPELGIASDAGAALELLIEVARELAAAGGLKDRREWAASTQRRRAELQRRTHFDDVPLKPQRVYEEMNRAFGPETRYVTTIGLSQIAGAQLLHVYEPRHWINCGQAGPLGWTIPAALGVATADPEGQVVALSGDYDFQFMIEELAVGAQHRIPYVHVLVNNAYLGLIRQAQRNFDIDFQVKLEFENLNAPELGVYGVDHVRVAEGLGCKAIRVTRPEELLPAFEQAKKLAAEFRVPVVVEAILERVTNISMAAADIDKVVEWEELATEPGHAPTAIRPLRA; encoded by the coding sequence ATGCCCCGCATGACAGCCGCCCGCGCGGCCGTGGAGATCCTCAAGCTCGAAGGCGTCGAGGTGGCGTTCGGCGTGCCCGGCGCCGCGATCAACCCCTTCTACGCCGCGCTCAAGGCCTCCGGCGGCATCCGGCACACCCTGGCCCGGCACGTCGAGGGCGCCTCGCACATGGCCGAGGGCTACACCCGGGCGAAGGCGGGCAACATCGGCGTCTGCATCGGCACCTCGGGGCCGGCCGGCACCGACATGGTCACCGGCCTGTACTCGGCGATCGCCGACTCGATCCCGATCCTGTGCATCACCGGCCAGGCGCCGGTCGCCCGGCTGCACAAGGAGGACTTCCAGGCCGTCGACATCGCCTCGATCGCCAAGCCGGTCACCAAGGCCGCCACCACGGTGCTGGAGGCCGCGCAGGTGCCCGGCGTGTTCCAGCAGGCCTTCCACCTGATGCGCTCCGGCCGCCCCGGCCCGGTGCTGATCGACCTGCCGATCGACGTCCAGCTCACCGAGATCGAGTTCGACCCCGAGGCGTACCAGCCGCTGCCGGTCTACAAGCCCGCCGCGAACCGGGTGCAGATCGAGAAGGCGATCGCCCTGCTCCAGGCGTCCGAGCGGCCGCTGATCGTGGCGGGCGGCGGCGTCGTCAACGCCGACGCCGCCGGGCTGCTGCGGGAGTTCGCCGAGCTGACCGGCATCCCGGTCGTCCCGACGCTGATGGGCTGGGGCGTGATCCCCGACGACCACGGGCTCAACGCGGGCATGGTCGGCCTGCAGACTTCGCACCGCTACGGCAACGAGAACTTCCTCGCCTCCGACTTCGTCCTCGGCATCGGCAACCGCTGGGCCAACCGCCACACCGGCGGCCTGGACGTCTACACCGCGGGCCGCACGTTCGTCCACATCGACGTCGAGCCCACCCAGATCGGCCGGATCTTCGCCCCCGAGCTGGGCATCGCCTCCGACGCCGGGGCCGCGCTGGAGCTGCTGATCGAGGTCGCCCGCGAGCTGGCCGCCGCCGGCGGGCTGAAGGACCGCCGGGAGTGGGCCGCGAGCACCCAGCGGCGGCGGGCCGAACTCCAGCGCCGGACGCACTTCGACGACGTGCCGCTCAAGCCGCAGCGGGTCTACGAGGAGATGAACCGCGCCTTCGGCCCCGAGACCCGGTACGTCACCACCATCGGCCTCTCGCAGATCGCGGGCGCGCAGCTGCTGCACGTCTACGAGCCCCGCCACTGGATCAACTGCGGCCAGGCCGGCCCGCTCGGCTGGACGATCCCGGCCGCGCTCGGCGTCGCCACCGCCGACCCGGAGGGGCAGGTGGTCGCGCTCTCCGGCGACTACGACTTCCAGTTCATGATCGAGGAGCTGGCGGTCGGCGCGCAGCACCGCATCCCGTACGTGCACGTGCTGGTCAACAACGCCTACCTCGGGCTGATCCGGCAGGCGCAGCGCAACTTCGACATCGACTTCCAGGTCAAGCTGGAGTTCGAGAACCTCAACGCCCCCGAGCTGGGCGTCTACGGCGTCGACCACGTCCGGGTCGCCGAGGGCCTGGGCTGCAAGGCGATCCGGGTCACCCGGCCCGAGGAACTGCTGCCCGCGTTCGAGCAGGCCAAGAAGCTGGCCGCCGAGTTCCGCGTCCCGGTGGTGGTCGAGGCGATCCTGGAGCGGGTCACCAACATCTCGATGGCCGCCGCGGACATCGACAAGGTCGTGGAGTGGGAGGAGCTCGCCACCGAGCCGGGCCACGCCCCGACCGCGATCCGCCCGCTCAGGGCGTAG
- a CDS encoding NAD(P)-dependent oxidoreductase, which yields MSTITLYGATGTIGSRVLDEALRRGHTVTAVVRDPAKLPVEHPALTVVTGDVLDPASVADSAKGADVVVSAVGGGDGPGHQALIRPSFESLVAGLRTFGADAPRLVTVGGAGSLRTPDGKQVWDAEGLPEFLLQIMHAHGDALDYLRTVTDLRWTNLSPAGTIAPGERTGTYRQGLEDLLIGADGESRISTEDYAVALLDEVEDPQHLGERFTVAY from the coding sequence ATGAGCACCATCACCCTGTACGGCGCCACCGGCACCATCGGCTCCCGCGTGCTGGACGAGGCGCTGCGCCGCGGCCACACCGTGACCGCCGTGGTCCGCGACCCCGCGAAACTGCCGGTCGAGCACCCGGCGCTGACCGTCGTGACCGGCGACGTGCTGGACCCGGCCTCGGTGGCCGACAGCGCCAAGGGCGCGGACGTGGTGGTCAGCGCGGTCGGCGGCGGCGACGGGCCGGGCCACCAGGCGCTGATCCGGCCGTCCTTCGAGTCCCTGGTGGCGGGCCTGCGCACGTTCGGCGCCGACGCGCCGCGGCTGGTCACGGTGGGCGGCGCGGGCTCGCTGCGCACCCCCGACGGCAAGCAGGTGTGGGACGCCGAGGGCCTGCCCGAGTTCCTGCTGCAGATCATGCACGCGCACGGCGACGCGCTGGACTACCTGCGCACCGTCACCGACCTGCGCTGGACCAACCTCTCCCCGGCCGGCACCATCGCCCCCGGCGAGCGCACCGGCACCTACCGCCAGGGCCTGGAGGACCTGCTGATCGGCGCGGACGGCGAGAGCCGGATCTCCACCGAGGACTACGCGGTGGCGCTGCTGGACGAGGTCGAGGACCCGCAGCACCTCGGCGAGCGCTTCACTGTCGCGTACTGA